Proteins encoded within one genomic window of candidate division WOR-3 bacterium:
- the panD gene encoding aspartate 1-decarboxylase: MFLTVLKSKIHRIKVTDKNLHYEGSITIDEDLMEEAGLVPNERVEVYNINNGERFSTYVIPGKRGSKECVLNGATARRGEVGDLLIVVAFAILEPAEAKAFKPKIVYLNQ; the protein is encoded by the coding sequence ATGTTCCTGACTGTTCTTAAATCGAAAATTCACCGGATTAAAGTGACGGACAAAAATCTACATTATGAGGGGAGCATAACCATTGACGAAGATTTGATGGAAGAGGCAGGCCTTGTCCCCAACGAGAGGGTGGAGGTCTATAATATCAACAATGGGGAAAGGTTCTCTACCTATGTAATACCAGGTAAAAGGGGTTCTAAGGAATGTGTCCTCAACGGGGCAACGGCAAGAAGAGGTGAGGTTGGTGACCTTTTAATTGTGGTTGCCTTTGCAATCTTAGAGCCCGCTGAAGCGAAGGCTTTTAAACCTAAAATCGTTTACCTCAATCAATAG
- a CDS encoding S41 family peptidase has product MERLILLFVTLIFSGQPADWALTPSLSPDGNYIAFSYHGDLWVTNSSGGLAIRITTSEGYEENPIWSKDGKWICYLSDESGNSEIYLVPSDGSAPPRRLTYHPAYERILIFSDDSKYIFFSSSMYDFRGGVYRISIEGGNPEKVFDFDVNSLVQLDNSKFLIERGSEPWYRKGYRGPADREIWIYDSVSKKFNKLTDNDLRDTRPMYSQKMGKIYFLSNRSPNGITNLFEMDLTGGKVRQLTNFDEEVNWASISADGSKIVLESMGRLYLYDCEKGELAKPDIRVVEDFDPQSLLTMGISDNITDFSISPDGKEIAFIALGDVFVTCIDTNSIDYGKVVRVTNTPAPEKNITWAPDGKSLYFSSLRNGNYDIYRVRPAHESKFTKDYSFLEECVIKGDGTEKEPLISPDGTKIAFKRDRGKLFVKDLKSGKEFRVGNHNDVLWVSWSPDSRWLAYSRTELGPREDVYVVRAKEGATPINVTNHPNDDYKPIWTKDGKRLFFASRNYEGDWWAKYVFLNEKDYRNRDEFLKNVKESDSLKDTLIIQFDGMRDRTVTVYRFRAYYNYYTISPNGLYIAVQAEDLNGNDLWIVDHEGKSPKQITKGNLKPIKIEFSSDGEWLAFLSERGRLYLCDLKKGDYRELNLKGDVSISYRDLYYNLLLEGWWILKDGFYDEKMHGVDWGLMFTKYSKYLGFIKTYTEFNNVAYRMLGELNASHLGVWQEMKDEGENFGDLGIVLDNSYKGPGVKVAKVIRKSPAEVEGIKVGDVILSVDGQKVEKDKQFTFYLKDKMGKKVAVELLRSKGNKRDTLFVKPVSYWVVRNLIYKEWVDRNREIVDSLSEGKFAYLHIRGMGDENYREFEKDIYENRDKVALVLDIRYNGGGHIHDELLNFLRRTHYLVERERDGMPEYNSLFRWDKPIVLLINEFCFSDAEIFPAGFKKLGLGKLVGVPTFGGVIGTNDYTLFDGKTVFRQPNEGWFYEPDGVSLENTPVEPDIYVENEISQDNSSLDNQLLKAVEVLKEMVEH; this is encoded by the coding sequence ATGGAAAGACTTATCCTTTTATTTGTAACCTTAATTTTTTCAGGGCAACCAGCGGATTGGGCGTTAACCCCATCCCTCTCCCCCGATGGTAACTATATAGCCTTTTCCTACCACGGTGACTTGTGGGTTACAAATTCTTCAGGTGGGCTTGCGATAAGAATAACAACTTCAGAGGGGTATGAGGAAAATCCCATTTGGTCAAAGGATGGCAAGTGGATCTGTTATCTCAGTGATGAGAGCGGGAACAGCGAGATCTATCTTGTACCCTCGGATGGGAGTGCTCCTCCCAGAAGACTGACATATCATCCTGCCTATGAAAGGATACTCATCTTTAGTGACGATTCGAAGTACATTTTCTTCTCGAGCTCGATGTATGATTTCAGGGGCGGTGTTTACAGAATTTCCATTGAGGGAGGTAATCCAGAAAAGGTCTTCGATTTTGATGTAAATAGCTTAGTTCAATTAGATAACTCAAAATTTTTGATAGAAAGGGGAAGTGAACCCTGGTACAGGAAGGGATATAGAGGACCTGCAGATAGGGAAATCTGGATCTACGATTCGGTCTCTAAAAAGTTTAATAAGCTCACAGATAACGATTTGAGAGACACAAGACCTATGTACTCTCAAAAAATGGGCAAAATTTACTTCTTATCCAACAGGTCTCCCAACGGGATTACCAACCTTTTTGAAATGGATCTAACAGGTGGAAAGGTTAGACAGTTAACCAATTTTGACGAGGAAGTCAACTGGGCCTCCATTTCCGCGGACGGTAGCAAAATAGTTCTTGAATCTATGGGGCGTTTGTACTTGTATGATTGTGAAAAGGGCGAACTTGCAAAGCCGGATATCAGAGTCGTTGAAGATTTTGACCCCCAAAGCCTCCTTACCATGGGTATTTCTGATAACATTACAGATTTCTCAATTTCCCCTGATGGAAAGGAGATTGCGTTCATTGCCCTTGGGGATGTCTTTGTAACATGCATCGACACCAATTCCATCGATTACGGTAAAGTTGTCAGAGTAACTAACACCCCTGCACCAGAAAAGAATATAACTTGGGCTCCGGACGGGAAAAGTTTATACTTCAGCTCCTTAAGAAATGGCAATTATGATATATACAGAGTTCGTCCTGCGCATGAATCTAAATTTACCAAGGACTACTCCTTTTTGGAAGAATGTGTGATAAAGGGCGATGGGACGGAAAAGGAACCCCTTATATCCCCTGATGGTACGAAGATTGCCTTTAAGAGGGATAGAGGAAAGCTCTTTGTTAAGGACTTAAAAAGTGGGAAAGAATTTAGAGTTGGCAACCACAACGATGTGCTCTGGGTTTCATGGTCTCCCGATTCTCGCTGGCTGGCCTATAGCAGAACTGAGCTTGGGCCTCGAGAGGATGTCTATGTAGTGAGAGCAAAGGAGGGCGCGACTCCTATCAATGTTACAAATCATCCCAATGATGACTATAAACCTATATGGACTAAAGATGGCAAAAGGCTTTTCTTCGCTTCGAGGAACTATGAAGGGGACTGGTGGGCAAAATATGTTTTTCTCAATGAAAAGGACTACAGAAATAGGGATGAGTTCTTAAAAAATGTAAAAGAGAGTGATTCCCTCAAGGATACCCTTATTATACAATTTGACGGCATGAGGGACAGGACAGTCACCGTTTACAGGTTTAGAGCCTACTACAATTACTACACTATTTCGCCTAATGGTCTTTACATCGCAGTCCAGGCCGAAGATTTAAACGGTAATGATTTGTGGATTGTAGATCACGAAGGTAAGAGCCCTAAACAAATTACAAAGGGTAATTTAAAGCCCATTAAAATTGAATTTTCATCTGACGGTGAGTGGCTTGCCTTTCTTTCTGAAAGGGGAAGGCTTTATCTCTGTGACTTGAAGAAAGGCGATTACAGGGAGCTCAATTTGAAGGGTGATGTTTCCATAAGCTATCGGGATCTCTACTATAATTTGCTCCTTGAAGGCTGGTGGATTCTAAAGGATGGCTTCTATGATGAAAAGATGCATGGTGTGGATTGGGGTTTGATGTTTACGAAATACTCAAAGTACCTCGGTTTTATAAAGACTTATACCGAGTTTAATAATGTGGCATACAGGATGCTGGGAGAGCTTAACGCTTCCCACCTCGGGGTTTGGCAGGAGATGAAAGATGAGGGTGAAAATTTCGGTGACCTTGGAATCGTTCTGGATAATTCTTACAAGGGTCCAGGTGTGAAAGTCGCTAAGGTAATTAGAAAATCGCCTGCTGAAGTGGAAGGGATAAAGGTGGGTGATGTAATTCTTTCGGTGGATGGCCAAAAGGTAGAAAAGGATAAGCAGTTTACCTTCTACTTAAAGGATAAGATGGGAAAGAAAGTTGCTGTCGAATTGTTGCGAAGCAAAGGGAATAAGCGGGATACATTATTTGTTAAGCCTGTGTCCTACTGGGTTGTTAGGAACCTGATTTACAAAGAGTGGGTTGATCGAAACAGAGAGATAGTGGATAGCCTTTCAGAAGGTAAGTTTGCCTACCTTCACATCAGAGGAATGGGCGATGAAAATTACCGGGAATTCGAAAAAGACATTTATGAGAATCGGGATAAGGTCGCTTTGGTCTTAGATATAAGGTACAACGGTGGTGGTCATATTCATGACGAGCTATTAAACTTTTTGAGGCGTACTCACTACCTTGTGGAGCGTGAAAGAGACGGCATGCCAGAATACAATAGCCTATTCCGTTGGGATAAACCGATAGTTCTTCTTATCAATGAATTTTGTTTTTCTGATGCTGAGATTTTCCCTGCAGGCTTCAAAAAATTGGGACTTGGAAAGCTCGTTGGAGTTCCAACTTTTGGAGGAGTGATTGGTACTAATGATTACACTCTCTTTGATGGGAAGACGGTCTTCAGGCAGCCTAATGAGGGATGGTTTTATGAACCAGACGGAGTCAGTTTAGAAAATACACCTGTTGAACCGGATATATATGTAGAAAATGAGATTAGCCAGGACAATAGTTCTTTGGATAATCAGTTGCTAAAGGCGGTGGAGGTATTAAAGGAGATGGTGGAGCATTAA
- a CDS encoding sugar phosphate nucleotidyltransferase: MKVLIPVGGRGTRLKPHTLTTPKPLITVAGKAILFHIIDRILPYNPEEMVLVIPPDGENIYRAVKNEYANLKVNYTVQEQPLGLGHAIYVGLERALNSELLIVLGDTIIDVTLKPEDFKEDFIGVKEVENPSRFGVAVVDQDGYIVQVVEKPSYFISNLAISGIYYFKNPLMLKESLEYVIKNDIKTKGEYQLTDAIQHMLTKGFRPKAIHIEEWYDCGTVEALLATNKFLLLKHSNKKTFPNTLIIPPCYIEAEAEIANSLIGPYVSIGKGAKIFNSIIQNSIINEFAEVENVIITSSIIGKESYLKGSAKIVNLGDSSEMVEG; the protein is encoded by the coding sequence ATGAAAGTCCTTATCCCCGTTGGTGGGAGGGGAACAAGATTAAAACCCCACACCCTCACCACTCCAAAGCCACTAATAACCGTTGCAGGGAAGGCCATCCTCTTTCATATAATTGACAGAATATTGCCTTACAATCCAGAAGAAATGGTCCTGGTCATACCACCCGATGGTGAAAATATCTACAGGGCAGTAAAAAACGAATATGCAAATCTAAAAGTCAACTACACCGTTCAGGAGCAACCCTTAGGGCTGGGGCATGCAATTTATGTTGGATTAGAAAGAGCCCTTAATTCTGAACTTCTCATAGTACTCGGCGATACGATTATCGATGTAACACTAAAACCTGAAGACTTCAAGGAGGATTTCATAGGGGTAAAAGAGGTCGAAAATCCTTCAAGGTTTGGAGTAGCAGTGGTGGATCAAGATGGCTATATAGTTCAAGTTGTAGAAAAACCTTCTTATTTTATCTCCAACCTTGCTATCTCGGGGATTTATTATTTCAAAAATCCCTTAATGCTTAAAGAGTCATTGGAATACGTCATCAAAAATGACATTAAAACCAAAGGAGAATATCAACTGACCGACGCAATTCAACATATGCTCACAAAGGGTTTCAGACCTAAGGCTATCCACATCGAAGAATGGTACGACTGCGGAACGGTTGAAGCCCTCCTTGCAACAAACAAGTTTTTACTCTTAAAACACTCCAACAAAAAGACCTTTCCAAACACCTTAATAATCCCACCTTGTTATATCGAAGCCGAAGCAGAAATTGCCAATAGTCTTATCGGCCCCTATGTATCCATTGGTAAGGGCGCAAAAATCTTTAACTCCATCATCCAGAACTCCATTATCAATGAATTTGCGGAGGTCGAGAACGTAATAATTACTTCTTCCATTATTGGAAAAGAATCTTACCTCAAAGGTTCCGCAAAAATAGTGAATCTTGGAGATTCCTCAGAGATGGTGGAGGGTTAA
- a CDS encoding bifunctional phosphoglucose/phosphomannose isomerase produces the protein MDMLELIRSLPQQIEEALQYELPEVKIPSRIFLCGMGGSAIAGDIAKTIAKNPKTPIEVVRDYSLPAYASSSDLLIASSYSGDTEETISAFEDGKSKGLILLAISSGGKLENLAKKYGVPHIKIPQGYPPRTALGYLLTPIVKLFKNLGIIDEKTFEDFRKLPEFLKNLQSEFEKEESLAIELASKYYKRILVIYTSTLLYPVALRWKAQINENSKAFCHTMEFPEMNHNEINGIKNPVGRCEDLWVTFLVDEEDHPRIKLRFEITKELIENSIQGYSIVNSNGNSWVHRIFYLIYLGDYVSLYLAKFYKEDPIAIPRISELKRRLSQ, from the coding sequence ATGGACATGCTGGAACTTATAAGAAGCCTTCCTCAACAAATTGAAGAGGCCCTGCAGTATGAACTGCCCGAAGTTAAGATTCCATCGAGAATTTTCCTTTGCGGTATGGGAGGGTCTGCAATTGCAGGCGATATTGCAAAGACCATTGCGAAGAACCCTAAGACTCCGATAGAAGTGGTAAGGGACTACTCTCTCCCTGCCTACGCCTCATCTTCCGACCTACTTATCGCCTCCAGCTATTCAGGGGATACCGAAGAAACTATTTCCGCCTTTGAAGACGGTAAAAGCAAAGGGCTAATTCTTTTAGCTATTTCCAGCGGGGGAAAATTAGAAAACCTCGCTAAAAAATACGGAGTGCCCCACATCAAAATACCACAGGGTTACCCTCCAAGAACAGCCCTTGGATACCTCCTGACTCCAATTGTGAAGCTTTTCAAAAACCTCGGAATAATAGACGAAAAAACCTTTGAAGATTTCCGCAAGTTGCCTGAATTTCTAAAAAACCTTCAAAGCGAATTTGAAAAAGAAGAATCCTTAGCCATCGAGCTCGCTTCCAAATATTACAAAAGAATACTGGTAATCTATACTTCCACTCTCCTCTATCCCGTGGCCCTTAGATGGAAAGCACAGATCAATGAGAACTCAAAGGCCTTCTGCCACACTATGGAGTTCCCTGAAATGAACCACAACGAAATCAACGGAATTAAGAACCCAGTTGGAAGGTGTGAAGACCTTTGGGTTACCTTCTTAGTAGACGAGGAAGATCATCCTCGAATTAAACTCAGATTTGAAATAACAAAAGAGCTAATAGAAAACAGCATCCAGGGGTACTCAATTGTGAACTCCAATGGGAATTCCTGGGTCCACAGGATTTTCTACCTTATCTATCTGGGAGACTATGTAAGCCTTTACCTGGCGAAGTTTTATAAAGAGGACCCCATTGCAATCCCCAGAATCTCAGAGCTCAAAAGGAGGCTCTCCCAATGA
- the lpxB gene encoding lipid-A-disaccharide synthase, whose amino-acid sequence MKFFISCGELSGDIHAAGLVRELKKLMPDARFTGIGGENLRNEGVEVFLDIKEMGVIGLIEAIKSLPKTLKHLKLAEEKARESDCCIFVDYPGFNLQLGKRTHRMGKKNIYYILPQIWAWGESRVKTLRENFDLLISIIPFEEEYFKKHGVTVHYVGSPVLDKVLQEAEHLPKIEIPENKKVIGILPGSRRSEVDRLLPHIRSIIEIMNKKRNDLLFVLSRKIPYTFDGPANVLLYDGHPYSLMKTADVLLVASGTATLETAIFEKPMVVFYKTSVGTYLAGKFVAKVKHLSLVNLIAGKEVVPEFVQKIDNHEIADRLLAYLDNPEFYRETVLKLREVKNKLKPNAASKAAKIIFEEVVKDGHAGTYKKPSSTN is encoded by the coding sequence ATGAAATTTTTTATTTCCTGTGGGGAACTTTCAGGGGATATTCATGCTGCCGGTTTAGTTAGAGAATTGAAAAAATTGATGCCTGATGCCCGTTTTACCGGCATAGGAGGAGAAAATCTCAGAAACGAGGGTGTGGAGGTATTTTTAGACATTAAGGAGATGGGGGTCATCGGATTAATAGAGGCAATAAAAAGCCTTCCCAAAACTTTGAAGCATTTAAAGCTCGCGGAAGAAAAGGCAAGGGAAAGTGACTGTTGCATCTTTGTGGACTATCCCGGATTCAACTTACAGCTTGGGAAGAGGACCCATCGCATGGGAAAGAAAAACATCTATTACATCCTTCCCCAGATCTGGGCATGGGGTGAAAGCCGTGTAAAAACCTTAAGAGAAAATTTTGACCTTCTTATTTCCATTATACCCTTCGAAGAGGAGTATTTTAAAAAACACGGCGTTACAGTTCATTACGTTGGCAGTCCGGTCCTTGATAAAGTGCTTCAAGAAGCAGAACACCTTCCAAAGATTGAAATCCCCGAAAATAAAAAAGTAATAGGTATTTTACCTGGTTCGAGAAGGTCCGAAGTAGACAGGCTACTTCCTCATATAAGGTCTATCATCGAGATAATGAATAAAAAACGCAATGACCTACTTTTCGTTCTTTCCAGAAAAATTCCATACACTTTCGATGGTCCAGCGAATGTCCTCCTTTACGACGGTCACCCTTACAGTTTAATGAAAACTGCCGATGTTTTACTGGTGGCATCAGGGACTGCTACCTTAGAGACTGCGATTTTTGAAAAGCCAATGGTAGTCTTTTATAAAACTTCCGTAGGCACTTACCTCGCCGGTAAATTTGTGGCGAAAGTTAAGCACTTAAGCCTTGTTAACCTTATCGCAGGTAAAGAAGTTGTACCCGAGTTTGTTCAAAAAATTGATAATCATGAAATTGCCGATAGGCTTTTAGCCTATTTGGATAACCCCGAATTTTATAGGGAGACCGTTTTAAAACTGAGAGAAGTAAAAAATAAATTGAAACCAAACGCAGCCTCAAAGGCTGCGAAAATTATTTTCGAGGAGGTTGTTAAGGATGGACATGCTGGAACTTATAAGAAGCCTTCCTCAACAAATTGA
- a CDS encoding TIGR01212 family radical SAM protein (This family includes YhcC from E. coli K-12, an uncharacterized radical SAM protein.) — protein sequence MFEDWGGKRYNNFNYHLKKTFGEKVYRVSIDAGFTCPNRDGTLGRGGCIFCDAAGSRAGYVIPELTVKEQMLRGIELMRKNTGAKKFIAYFQAFSNTYAPVEKLEKIYKEALQFPEVVGISISTRPDLVPDEVLDLLEDIGKTTYLWLELGVQTLNERVLKRLNRKHTVEQTIDAIKRALKRPHIRLLTHLILGLPGETEDDMLNTAIGISKLGVHGVKLHHLYVIKDTVLEKLYEKGIVKVYEKPEEYAEVAVKFLEHLNPEIIVHRLQGFARENLVAPLWTANKFAGIQAIENLLEKRNTYQGKLYKS from the coding sequence ATGTTCGAAGATTGGGGCGGAAAGAGATACAACAACTTTAACTACCACCTGAAGAAAACCTTTGGTGAGAAAGTCTATCGAGTTTCCATAGACGCGGGATTTACCTGCCCCAACAGAGATGGAACCCTTGGAAGGGGTGGGTGCATCTTCTGCGATGCGGCGGGTTCCAGGGCAGGCTATGTCATACCAGAACTTACTGTAAAAGAACAAATGCTAAGAGGAATCGAACTTATGAGAAAGAATACCGGTGCGAAAAAGTTTATAGCCTACTTCCAGGCCTTTTCCAACACTTACGCCCCTGTCGAAAAACTTGAGAAAATATACAAGGAAGCATTGCAATTTCCTGAAGTAGTTGGAATTTCAATTTCTACGAGGCCTGACCTTGTCCCCGATGAGGTTCTTGATCTCCTCGAAGATATTGGAAAAACTACTTATCTCTGGTTGGAACTGGGAGTTCAAACGCTGAACGAAAGGGTTTTGAAAAGGCTCAACAGAAAACATACCGTTGAACAGACTATTGATGCCATAAAAAGAGCCTTAAAAAGACCGCACATCAGGCTCCTCACCCATCTAATCCTTGGACTGCCCGGAGAAACGGAAGACGATATGTTGAATACCGCGATCGGCATCTCAAAATTGGGAGTCCACGGCGTCAAATTGCATCACCTCTATGTCATAAAAGATACGGTACTTGAAAAGCTTTACGAGAAAGGTATCGTAAAAGTTTACGAAAAGCCTGAAGAGTATGCCGAAGTTGCAGTAAAGTTCCTCGAACATCTAAACCCCGAGATAATTGTTCACCGCTTACAGGGATTTGCAAGAGAAAATTTAGTAGCCCCCTTATGGACTGCTAACAAATTCGCAGGAATCCAGGCGATAGAAAATCTACTCGAAAAAAGGAACACTTACCAAGGGAAATTATACAAAAGTTAA
- a CDS encoding extracellular solute-binding protein, with amino-acid sequence MRRFLLIFLSLGLMLSGCARKQARPANKLLIWESYNDEEHAVFTQIVEKFKAQNPGIEIEIQRIPFDGMEQKVLTALASKSTPDIARVDYAFVAKLADKNAILPIEEEEIADIKDKLVKAALYSNFYKGKFYGVPDQTTCIALFYNKKIFKAKGIKNPPKTWDEFVEIGKKITDGKNYAFGMHNSLWWTFPFFFSFGAKFMSDDGKTCLLDSPEGIKAFTFKVDLYRKYKIEGGAWQAGAINPDAGFRNGKYAMIFNGPWSIKSLQETGIDFGVALIPEGPAGTATTVGGTNLVIFHKETKPLALKFIKFLLSPEIQAFWANELGQIPLRYDAMPMVDTIKHPYLKVFIEQMKYATPRPPLPNYTDIELTFNAEMEAALSGQKSPEDALKDATKRVNEKILKEEL; translated from the coding sequence ATGAGAAGGTTTTTGCTTATATTCCTTTCTTTGGGGCTGATGCTTTCAGGTTGTGCCAGGAAACAAGCACGCCCTGCAAACAAATTATTGATCTGGGAAAGCTATAATGACGAAGAACATGCGGTTTTCACCCAGATCGTTGAAAAATTCAAAGCCCAGAATCCCGGCATCGAAATAGAAATTCAAAGGATTCCCTTCGATGGAATGGAGCAAAAAGTCCTTACAGCACTTGCTTCGAAATCTACACCAGACATTGCCAGGGTTGACTACGCCTTTGTGGCAAAGCTTGCAGACAAAAACGCCATACTGCCCATCGAAGAGGAGGAAATTGCCGACATTAAAGATAAACTCGTAAAAGCGGCACTTTACTCCAACTTCTACAAGGGAAAATTCTACGGAGTCCCCGACCAGACCACATGTATTGCACTTTTCTATAACAAAAAGATCTTCAAGGCAAAAGGTATCAAAAACCCACCCAAAACCTGGGATGAGTTTGTGGAGATTGGCAAGAAAATAACCGATGGAAAAAATTATGCCTTTGGAATGCACAATTCCCTCTGGTGGACTTTCCCCTTCTTCTTCTCCTTTGGTGCTAAATTTATGAGTGATGATGGAAAAACCTGTCTTCTCGACTCACCGGAAGGAATTAAAGCCTTCACCTTTAAAGTGGACCTTTACAGAAAATATAAGATTGAAGGTGGTGCTTGGCAGGCAGGGGCTATAAATCCCGACGCCGGCTTTAGAAACGGAAAATACGCGATGATTTTCAACGGACCATGGTCCATCAAATCCTTGCAAGAGACGGGAATTGACTTTGGAGTAGCACTTATACCGGAAGGTCCAGCAGGAACCGCTACTACCGTAGGTGGGACAAACCTTGTTATATTCCACAAGGAAACTAAGCCACTGGCTCTTAAGTTTATCAAATTTCTACTTTCCCCCGAAATTCAAGCCTTCTGGGCAAACGAACTTGGGCAAATTCCCTTAAGGTATGATGCAATGCCTATGGTAGACACTATAAAGCATCCATACTTAAAGGTATTCATCGAACAGATGAAGTACGCAACACCTCGTCCTCCTCTTCCCAATTACACTGACATTGAACTCACCTTCAACGCAGAGATGGAAGCAGCCCTCTCTGGTCAGAAATCACCGGAAGATGCATTAAAAGATGCTACAAAGAGGGTCAATGAAAAAATTCTCAAGGAGGAATTGTAA
- a CDS encoding SIMPL domain-containing protein (The SIMPL domain is named for its presence in mouse protein SIMPL (signalling molecule that associates with mouse pelle-like kinase). Bacterial member BP26, from Brucella, was shown to assemble into a channel-like structure, while YggE from E. coli has been associated with resistance to oxidative stress.), which yields MKNFLGVFVLLMFFGAVFAQSQDTTRTITVNGVAEVEVIPDICTISLGVFVEDPDPARAMSGLSDKMSSILRTLAQLGIKKEKMRTANLQLEPIYEFQNKKQVLKGFRASEDLVVSSPVKDAGKVLAAAVKAGVNRIGGILFDYSGKDSLQLTAIELAMKDARVKAERALAGSGYNIKGIKTINIQSSIPSVPLYRAEAFAKSLNEVPIEQGTMKISVSVFVVFNFE from the coding sequence ATGAAGAATTTTTTAGGTGTTTTTGTTCTTTTGATGTTTTTTGGAGCTGTGTTTGCACAGTCTCAGGACACAACCCGTACCATCACTGTCAATGGCGTAGCAGAAGTTGAAGTAATCCCCGATATTTGTACAATTTCTCTGGGTGTTTTTGTTGAAGATCCGGATCCCGCCAGGGCGATGAGTGGGCTTTCGGATAAAATGAGTTCTATCCTAAGAACCCTTGCTCAGTTGGGAATTAAAAAAGAAAAGATGAGGACTGCCAATTTGCAGCTTGAACCTATTTATGAATTTCAGAACAAAAAACAGGTTCTAAAGGGTTTCAGGGCCAGCGAAGATCTTGTAGTGAGTTCTCCAGTGAAGGACGCAGGAAAGGTCCTTGCGGCGGCTGTTAAGGCGGGGGTCAACAGGATTGGTGGGATTTTATTTGATTATTCAGGGAAGGATTCGTTGCAACTTACCGCAATTGAACTTGCAATGAAAGATGCAAGAGTCAAAGCAGAGAGAGCTCTTGCAGGAAGCGGATATAATATAAAGGGTATTAAAACCATAAATATCCAGTCGAGTATACCCTCTGTTCCTTTATACAGAGCCGAGGCCTTTGCAAAATCTTTAAATGAAGTTCCTATTGAACAGGGGACAATGAAGATCAGTGTGAGTGTTTTTGTTGTGTTTAATTTCGAGTGA
- a CDS encoding D-2-hydroxyacid dehydrogenase: MKVAICDKMEKSAIEELKKLGVEVADLSSLPKEELPAHLGYADIVIVRSATKVKGPVLEALKNCKLILRGGVGLDNIDVEGAKAKGIKVDNTPEAASASVAELALGLMFALARHIVRGTVGIKNGLWEKKELEGWELGGKTLGILGYGRIGQELAKRAKALGMNVIAYRRHEFQDEYAKRVTLDELYAQSDFISIHLPLTPETKYFVNKESFDKMKDGVFIINVARGGVVDEKALLEALKSGKVRGAALDVFEVEPPENPLQNELIQHPNVICTPHIGASTFEGQARVGMALVQKVKDFLEGKL, from the coding sequence ATGAAGGTCGCGATTTGCGACAAAATGGAAAAAAGTGCCATTGAAGAACTGAAGAAACTTGGCGTCGAAGTTGCCGATTTAAGTTCCCTTCCTAAGGAAGAACTCCCTGCTCATCTCGGTTACGCCGACATCGTAATCGTCAGAAGTGCCACCAAGGTAAAGGGTCCAGTCCTTGAAGCCCTGAAAAACTGCAAGCTGATTCTGAGGGGCGGTGTCGGTCTCGATAACATAGATGTGGAAGGTGCAAAGGCGAAGGGAATCAAAGTTGATAATACTCCGGAAGCAGCTTCTGCGTCTGTGGCGGAGCTTGCCCTCGGATTAATGTTCGCCCTCGCAAGACACATTGTCCGTGGAACCGTAGGAATCAAAAACGGCCTCTGGGAAAAGAAGGAACTTGAAGGTTGGGAACTGGGAGGCAAGACCCTTGGAATTTTGGGCTATGGGAGAATAGGACAAGAACTGGCTAAAAGGGCAAAAGCCCTCGGTATGAATGTTATCGCCTACAGAAGACATGAATTTCAAGATGAATATGCAAAAAGGGTTACCCTTGACGAACTTTATGCCCAATCTGATTTCATCTCCATACACCTTCCTCTGACTCCAGAGACCAAATACTTTGTCAATAAGGAATCCTTTGACAAAATGAAAGACGGCGTATTCATTATAAACGTTGCAAGAGGCGGGGTCGTGGACGAAAAAGCCCTATTAGAGGCTCTAAAATCCGGGAAAGTTAGAGGTGCTGCCCTTGATGTCTTTGAAGTCGAACCACCAGAAAACCCTCTTCAAAATGAGTTGATCCAGCATCCGAATGTAATTTGTACACCTCATATTGGAGCCAGCACTTTTGAAGGACAGGCCCGCGTAGGTATGGCTCTTGTTCAGAAAGTAAAGGATTTTCTCGAAGGGAAACTATAG